The following proteins are co-located in the Vicinamibacterales bacterium genome:
- a CDS encoding YggS family pyridoxal phosphate-dependent enzyme, with protein sequence MSALADTIRARLDAVRERIARAAARAGRPAEAVRLVAVSKTYPVEHVRAAVQAGQRDFGENKVQEGLQKIAEAADSTIRWHLIGHLQSNKARKSAEAFDWIHAVDSVALLGRIDEAAAAAGRRPRVLVQVDLAGEATKFGASPADVPGIFAAAEGLAAADLAGLMLLPPAVDDPDDARPWFRRLVALRDELAASGVPAARLAELSMGMSHDFEVAVEEGATIVRIGSAIFGERQ encoded by the coding sequence GTGAGCGCCCTCGCGGACACGATCCGCGCCCGCCTGGACGCCGTCCGGGAGCGCATCGCGCGGGCGGCGGCCAGGGCCGGGCGGCCCGCCGAGGCGGTCCGGCTGGTGGCGGTGTCGAAGACCTACCCCGTCGAGCACGTCCGGGCGGCCGTCCAGGCCGGGCAGCGCGACTTCGGCGAGAACAAGGTGCAGGAAGGCCTGCAGAAGATCGCGGAAGCGGCCGACAGTACGATCCGGTGGCACCTCATCGGCCACCTCCAGTCGAACAAGGCCAGGAAGTCGGCCGAGGCGTTCGACTGGATTCACGCGGTCGACAGCGTCGCCCTGCTGGGCAGGATCGACGAGGCGGCCGCGGCGGCCGGACGCCGGCCGCGGGTGCTCGTCCAGGTGGACCTCGCGGGCGAGGCCACGAAGTTCGGGGCCTCGCCGGCGGACGTGCCTGGGATCTTCGCGGCGGCGGAGGGGTTGGCGGCGGCGGATCTCGCGGGGCTCATGCTGCTCCCGCCCGCCGTGGACGACCCGGACGACGCCCGGCCGTGGTTCCGGCGGCTCGTGGCCCTGCGCGACGAGCTGGCGGCCTCGGGCGTGCCGGCAGCCCGGCTCGCAGAACTCTCGATGGGCATGAGCCACGACTTCGAGGTGGCCGTCGAGGAAGGCGCGACGATCGTGCGAATCGGGAGCGCGATCTTCGGCGAACGGCAATGA
- a CDS encoding DivIVA domain-containing protein gives MNVTPLDLRQQRFKSAMRGYDRGEVDALLAEVADDYEGAIRETDRLRQEVARLEAALDEHRSEEKSLKNTLMTAQRLSDELRATAERDAQRIVREAEARADLLLQKTQARFEELQREIEGLRSRRRETETSVEAIINALKNTLDFVREQDQREREDKIRLLRPRSTDSAVAVAAGAVPAEPQVRSQNG, from the coding sequence ATGAACGTCACGCCCCTGGATCTGCGTCAGCAGCGCTTCAAGTCCGCCATGCGCGGGTACGACCGCGGCGAGGTGGACGCCCTCCTGGCCGAGGTCGCCGACGACTACGAAGGTGCAATCCGCGAGACCGACCGCCTGCGGCAGGAAGTGGCCCGGCTCGAGGCCGCGCTCGACGAACACCGGTCCGAGGAGAAGAGCCTCAAGAACACCCTCATGACGGCGCAGCGCCTGTCGGACGAGCTCCGGGCGACGGCCGAGCGCGACGCCCAGCGGATCGTGCGCGAGGCCGAGGCGCGGGCCGACCTGCTGCTCCAGAAGACGCAGGCGCGCTTCGAGGAACTGCAGCGCGAGATCGAGGGACTGCGTTCCCGCCGGCGCGAGACCGAGACGTCGGTGGAGGCCATCATCAACGCCCTCAAGAACACGCTGGACTTCGTCCGCGAGCAGGATCAGCGCGAGCGGGAAGACAAGATCCGCCTGCTGCGGCCGCGCTCCACCGACAGCGCCGTCGCCGTGGCCGCGGGCGCGGTCCCGGCTGAACCGCAGGTCCGCTCCCAGAACGGCTGA
- a CDS encoding DUF167 domain-containing protein, with the protein MVTEGPGGTYVAVRVVPRAARSALAGERDGALVVRVAAPPVDGKANDALVSFLAAVLDVPARAVTVARGDTSRHKRIFINGLAPADVRRRLMPAS; encoded by the coding sequence ATGGTCACCGAGGGGCCCGGCGGCACCTACGTCGCGGTCCGGGTCGTTCCTCGTGCCGCGCGATCGGCGCTCGCGGGTGAGCGGGATGGGGCGCTCGTCGTGCGCGTGGCCGCGCCGCCGGTGGACGGCAAGGCCAACGACGCCCTCGTCTCGTTCCTGGCGGCCGTGCTCGACGTGCCGGCGCGGGCGGTCACCGTCGCGCGCGGTGATACCTCCCGCCACAAGCGGATCTTCATCAACGGCCTGGCGCCCGCCGACGTCCGGCGGCGCCTGATGCCCGCCTCATGA
- the hutI gene encoding imidazolonepropionase, translating to MTPADFLIERADVVATCAGPAPKAGPAQGDIRAVSGGSVAAWQGRIVAVGPADEVAGAIALQPGAIRINGRGTTVVPGFVDSHTHLVYAGDRRQELARRLAGATYAEIAASGGGIVATVAATRAASEDDLVASALPRLADALASGTTTCEVKSGYGLDTASELKLLRAIRTLAEDQAVDLSPTFMGAHDVPPEYRGRRDAYVRLVIDEMLPAVASAGLAEWNDVFCEDGVFTPDEAAAILEAGRALGLAPRIHADELGPSGGARTAALVRAVSADHLIFVDDDGARALAAAGVVATLLPAAAFFLKLGRYAPARQLVERHVPVALATDMNPGGGFSPSMPFVIALAAFGMHLTLEEALVAATVNGAAALRRSHDAGSLERGKLMDCVIIDGTLSDLARIGAPVVAGVVKRGRIVSGRFATHP from the coding sequence ATGACCCCGGCCGACTTCCTCATCGAACGCGCCGACGTCGTGGCGACGTGCGCCGGACCCGCGCCGAAGGCCGGCCCGGCCCAGGGGGACATCCGCGCCGTCTCCGGCGGGTCGGTGGCGGCGTGGCAGGGCCGGATTGTCGCCGTCGGCCCCGCCGACGAGGTGGCCGGCGCGATCGCCCTCCAGCCCGGCGCCATCCGGATCAACGGACGCGGCACCACCGTCGTCCCGGGCTTCGTCGACTCGCACACCCACCTGGTCTACGCCGGCGACCGCCGGCAGGAGCTCGCGCGACGACTCGCCGGGGCCACCTACGCCGAGATCGCCGCGTCCGGCGGCGGCATCGTGGCGACGGTGGCGGCGACGCGGGCGGCCTCGGAAGACGACCTGGTCGCCAGCGCGCTCCCGCGGCTCGCCGACGCGCTCGCCTCCGGCACCACCACCTGCGAGGTCAAGAGCGGCTACGGCCTCGACACGGCCTCGGAGCTCAAGCTGCTCCGGGCGATCCGGACGCTGGCGGAGGACCAGGCCGTCGATCTGTCCCCGACGTTCATGGGCGCGCACGACGTGCCGCCCGAGTATCGCGGCCGACGCGACGCCTACGTCCGCCTCGTGATCGACGAAATGCTGCCGGCCGTGGCCTCGGCCGGCCTGGCCGAGTGGAACGACGTCTTCTGCGAGGACGGCGTGTTCACGCCGGACGAAGCCGCGGCGATCCTCGAGGCCGGACGGGCGCTGGGCCTGGCGCCCCGCATCCACGCCGACGAGCTGGGCCCGAGCGGCGGCGCGAGGACGGCGGCGCTCGTGCGAGCCGTCTCGGCCGATCACCTCATCTTCGTGGACGACGACGGCGCCCGCGCGCTGGCGGCGGCGGGCGTCGTCGCCACGCTGCTCCCGGCGGCGGCGTTCTTCCTCAAGCTGGGCCGCTACGCGCCGGCCCGACAGCTCGTCGAGCGGCACGTGCCCGTCGCGCTCGCCACCGACATGAATCCGGGCGGCGGGTTCTCACCGTCCATGCCCTTCGTCATCGCGCTGGCGGCGTTCGGCATGCACCTCACCCTGGAAGAAGCGCTCGTCGCCGCCACCGTCAACGGCGCCGCCGCGCTCCGGCGCAGCCACGACGCCGGCAGCCTGGAACGTGGCAAGCTGATGGACTGCGTCATCATCGACGGGACGCTCTCCGACCTGGCGCGCATCGGCGCGCCGGTCGTCGCCGGCGTCGTCAAGCGGGGCCGCATCGTGAGCGGCCGGTTCGCCACCCACCCATGA
- a CDS encoding cyclodeaminase/cyclohydrolase family protein, protein MTTFASRPFTELLDLLAAPTPTPGGGVAAALSGALGAAVGQMVASLPRTRHGTPEEHQRLMTASSTLGGLRATLLALADADAQAVRQLVTASRLPKATPDEHQAWQTALAAAAREATRVPLETVNTAADALEAIVAVAAGGAPVAAADVFAAITLLSGTADGAAATVRTNLTASRDDDYVRETSAALTLALDRVERAVHDALGALQA, encoded by the coding sequence ATGACCACATTCGCCTCCCGCCCGTTCACCGAACTGCTCGACCTCCTCGCCGCACCGACGCCCACCCCCGGAGGCGGCGTCGCGGCGGCCCTGTCGGGCGCCCTGGGCGCCGCCGTCGGCCAGATGGTGGCCTCGTTGCCCCGGACCCGGCACGGGACGCCGGAGGAGCACCAGCGCCTCATGACGGCGTCCAGCACGCTGGGCGGCCTGCGGGCGACGCTCCTGGCGCTGGCGGACGCGGACGCCCAGGCGGTGAGGCAGCTCGTCACGGCGTCGCGGCTGCCGAAGGCGACGCCCGACGAGCACCAGGCGTGGCAGACGGCCCTGGCCGCGGCGGCGCGCGAGGCCACGCGGGTGCCCCTCGAGACCGTCAACACCGCCGCCGACGCGCTCGAAGCGATCGTGGCGGTGGCAGCGGGCGGCGCGCCGGTGGCGGCGGCGGACGTCTTCGCGGCCATCACCCTGTTGAGCGGGACGGCGGACGGCGCGGCGGCCACGGTCCGCACCAACCTGACCGCGAGCCGGGACGACGACTACGTGCGCGAGACGTCGGCGGCGCTCACGCTGGCCCTGGATCGGGTGGAGCGCGCCGTGCACGACGCGCTCGGCGCGCTGCAGGCCTGA
- the lepB gene encoding signal peptidase I produces the protein MSEAAFKKSTVREYFESIVVAVILALFIRTFVVQAFKIPTGSMEPNLLVGDHLLVNKFVFSPTASGLERALLPVRPIRRGDVIVFKYPEDPERDFIKRVVGLPGEKIEVRGKDVLVNDQVIPQPFAHFLLPHDGSEGLIAGDPREHYGPVTVPEGHYFAMGDNRDNSQDSRYWGFLPAHYVKGRALLIYWSFDDEPGASPGRLLGGTRWSRLLHQIH, from the coding sequence ATGAGCGAGGCGGCCTTCAAGAAGTCCACGGTGCGCGAGTACTTCGAGTCGATCGTGGTCGCCGTGATCCTGGCGCTCTTCATCCGGACCTTCGTGGTCCAGGCCTTCAAGATCCCGACCGGCTCGATGGAGCCCAACCTGCTCGTCGGCGACCACCTCCTCGTCAACAAGTTCGTCTTCTCTCCGACGGCCAGCGGCCTGGAGCGGGCGCTGCTGCCGGTCAGGCCGATCCGGCGGGGCGACGTCATCGTGTTCAAGTACCCGGAAGACCCCGAACGCGACTTCATCAAGCGCGTCGTCGGCCTGCCCGGCGAGAAGATCGAGGTCCGGGGCAAGGACGTCCTCGTGAACGACCAGGTCATCCCGCAGCCGTTCGCCCACTTCCTCCTGCCGCACGACGGCAGCGAGGGGCTCATCGCGGGGGATCCGCGGGAGCACTACGGGCCCGTCACCGTGCCCGAGGGCCACTACTTCGCGATGGGCGACAACCGGGACAACTCCCAGGACAGCCGTTACTGGGGCTTCCTGCCGGCGCATTACGTGAAGGGCCGTGCACTCCTGATCTACTGGTCCTTCGACGACGAGCCCGGCGCGTCTCCCGGCCGCCTGCTGGGCGGCACCCGCTGGTCGCGCCTCCTGCACCAGATCCACTAG
- the lepA gene encoding translation elongation factor 4, producing the protein MPKQNLVRNFAIVAHIDHGKSTLADRFLEFTGALQAREMEAQVLDSMDLERERGITIKAHPVRLNYDAHDGQKYVLNLIDTPGHVDFGYEVTRSLAACEGALLLVDASQGVEAQTLANAYLAVDGNLEVIPVINKIDLPSAQVDEARRQIEEIIGLDGAGAIPCSAKEGRGVGDILEAVVARVPPPAGDPEAPLKALIFDSWYDAYRGVVVVVRVLDGTLRPKTKVRFMATAQDYEVEQMGVFTPKPLEMAELSVGEVGFIVCGIKRIADAQIGDTVTESLRPTAEPFPGFKPLKPMVFAGLYPVESHAYSELREALEKLRLNDSAFFFEPETSAALGFGFRCGFLGLLHMEIVQERLEREFDMDLVTTAPGVLYRVTTTDGAVTEIDSPAKLPEAGSIQAIEEPVITAMILTPSEFVGGILQLCQDKRGVQKALEYKASDRVLITYELPFNEVVLDFYDRLKTLSRGYASLDYHVTGYWASPLVKLDILVNGDPVDALSIIVHRDRAYDRGRLLVSKMRELIPRQMFEVAIQAAIGSRIIARESVKALRKNVLAKCYGGDISRKRKLLEKQKEGKKRMKRVGSVEIPQEAFLAVLKVQGES; encoded by the coding sequence GTGCCCAAGCAGAACCTGGTCCGCAACTTCGCCATCGTCGCCCACATCGATCACGGCAAGTCGACGCTCGCCGACCGGTTCCTCGAGTTCACGGGCGCCCTGCAGGCGCGGGAGATGGAAGCCCAGGTGCTCGACAGCATGGATCTCGAGCGCGAGCGCGGGATCACCATCAAGGCGCACCCGGTCCGCCTGAACTACGACGCGCACGACGGCCAGAAGTACGTCCTGAACCTCATCGACACGCCCGGCCACGTGGACTTCGGTTACGAGGTGACGCGCTCGCTCGCCGCGTGCGAGGGCGCGCTGCTGCTCGTGGACGCGTCCCAGGGCGTCGAGGCGCAGACGCTGGCCAACGCCTACCTCGCGGTGGACGGGAACCTCGAGGTCATCCCCGTCATCAACAAGATCGACCTGCCGAGCGCGCAGGTGGACGAGGCGCGGCGCCAGATCGAGGAGATCATCGGGCTCGACGGCGCCGGCGCCATTCCGTGCAGCGCGAAGGAAGGCCGCGGCGTCGGCGACATCCTCGAAGCCGTCGTGGCGCGCGTGCCGCCGCCGGCCGGCGATCCCGAAGCGCCGCTCAAGGCCCTGATCTTCGACTCGTGGTACGACGCCTACCGCGGCGTCGTGGTCGTCGTCCGCGTCCTCGACGGCACGCTCCGCCCGAAGACGAAGGTGCGCTTCATGGCGACCGCCCAGGACTACGAGGTGGAGCAGATGGGCGTCTTCACCCCGAAGCCGCTCGAGATGGCCGAGCTGTCCGTTGGCGAGGTCGGCTTCATCGTGTGCGGCATCAAGCGCATCGCCGACGCGCAGATTGGCGACACGGTCACCGAGTCCCTGCGGCCCACCGCCGAGCCGTTCCCGGGCTTCAAGCCCCTCAAGCCGATGGTGTTCGCCGGGCTCTACCCGGTCGAGAGCCACGCCTATTCCGAGCTGCGCGAGGCGCTCGAGAAGCTCCGCCTCAACGACTCGGCGTTCTTCTTCGAGCCCGAGACGTCTGCGGCGCTCGGGTTCGGGTTCCGCTGCGGGTTCCTGGGGCTGCTGCACATGGAGATCGTGCAGGAGCGCCTCGAGCGCGAGTTCGACATGGATCTCGTCACGACGGCGCCCGGGGTGCTGTACCGCGTGACGACGACGGACGGCGCCGTCACCGAGATCGACAGCCCGGCGAAGCTGCCCGAGGCCGGCAGCATCCAGGCGATCGAAGAGCCCGTCATCACGGCCATGATCCTCACGCCGAGCGAGTTCGTCGGCGGGATCCTGCAGCTGTGCCAGGACAAGCGGGGCGTGCAGAAGGCGCTGGAGTACAAGGCGTCGGACCGCGTGCTCATCACCTACGAGCTGCCGTTCAACGAGGTGGTGCTCGACTTCTACGATCGGCTGAAGACGCTGTCGCGCGGCTACGCGTCGCTCGACTACCACGTCACCGGCTACTGGGCCTCGCCGCTCGTGAAGCTCGACATCCTCGTGAACGGCGATCCCGTGGACGCGCTCTCGATCATCGTGCACCGCGATCGCGCCTACGATCGGGGCCGCCTCCTCGTGTCCAAGATGCGCGAGCTGATCCCGCGGCAGATGTTCGAGGTCGCCATCCAGGCCGCGATCGGCAGCCGTATCATCGCGCGGGAGTCGGTGAAGGCCCTGCGCAAGAACGTCCTGGCGAAGTGCTACGGCGGCGACATCTCCAGAAAGCGCAAGCTGCTCGAGAAGCAGAAGGAAGGCAAGAAGCGGATGAAGCGCGTGGGCAGCGTCGAGATCCCGCAGGAGGCCTTTCTCGCCGTCCTGAAGGTGCAGGGAGAGTCGTGA
- a CDS encoding citrate synthase, producing MSDVKAKAGLEDIVATDSSICFIDGDRGVLSYRGFDIHDLARFATFEEICFLLWHGHLPTKAELGDLQSQLAAARPLPEAILRLMRMLPPGDGMDALRTLTSALGHYDPDAHDNTPRGAYRKAVRLTGQMASLVATWGRLQAGGGPIAPDPALGHAANFLYMLLGERPDPVAARAMDVALVLHADHELNASTFAARVAAATLTDMHSAVVAGVGTLKGPLHGGANAEVMKMLLDIGQNAPAERVDAFIRGKLQRKEKISGFGHRVYTTEDPRARHLRRMSQEFGKRAGTLSWFEMSERIEALVKAEKKLNPNVDFYSASLYYTMGIAIDLYTPIFAVSRISGWSAHVLEQLANNRLIRPRAEYTGPAYPQTWVPLEQR from the coding sequence ATGTCGGATGTGAAGGCCAAGGCCGGGCTGGAAGACATCGTCGCCACCGATTCATCGATCTGCTTCATCGACGGCGACAGGGGTGTGCTGTCCTACCGCGGGTTCGACATCCACGACCTGGCCCGCTTCGCGACCTTCGAGGAAATCTGCTTCCTGCTCTGGCACGGCCACCTTCCGACCAAGGCCGAGCTGGGAGACCTCCAGTCGCAGCTGGCCGCGGCGCGTCCGCTGCCCGAGGCCATCCTGCGGCTGATGCGAATGCTGCCGCCCGGCGACGGCATGGACGCCTTGCGCACGCTCACCTCGGCCCTCGGCCACTACGACCCCGATGCCCACGACAACACGCCGCGAGGGGCCTACCGCAAGGCCGTGCGCCTGACGGGGCAGATGGCCAGCCTGGTGGCCACCTGGGGACGGCTGCAGGCGGGCGGCGGGCCAATCGCGCCCGATCCGGCGCTCGGCCACGCCGCCAACTTCCTCTACATGCTCCTCGGCGAGCGGCCCGATCCGGTGGCGGCCCGCGCCATGGACGTCGCCCTCGTGCTCCACGCGGACCACGAGCTGAACGCGTCCACCTTCGCGGCCCGCGTCGCGGCGGCGACCTTGACCGACATGCACTCGGCCGTGGTCGCCGGCGTCGGGACGTTGAAGGGCCCCCTGCACGGCGGCGCGAACGCCGAGGTCATGAAGATGCTCCTCGACATCGGGCAGAACGCGCCGGCCGAGCGTGTCGATGCCTTCATCCGCGGCAAGCTCCAGCGGAAGGAGAAGATCTCGGGTTTCGGGCACCGCGTGTACACCACCGAGGACCCGCGCGCGCGGCACCTGCGCCGGATGTCGCAGGAGTTCGGGAAGCGCGCCGGCACCCTCTCGTGGTTCGAGATGTCCGAGCGCATCGAAGCGCTCGTGAAGGCGGAGAAGAAGCTGAACCCGAACGTGGACTTCTACTCGGCGTCGCTCTACTACACGATGGGGATCGCCATCGATCTCTACACGCCGATCTTCGCGGTCAGCCGGATCTCCGGCTGGTCGGCGCACGTGCTGGAACAGCTGGCGAACAACCGCCTGATTCGCCCGCGCGCCGAGTACACGGGCCCGGCGTATCCTCAGACCTGGGTGCCCCTGGAGCAGCGATGA
- a CDS encoding D-aminoacylase has translation MRRRLAALALLAAAAAPIAALSAQPAQPGFDVVIGGGRIVDGSGSPWYVADIGVRGDRISAIGDLRSAAAAARIDARGLIVAPGFIDPHAHARERLFDLPNAEGYLLQGITTVVDGNDGSSPVPLAPFLARARAAALSPNLALLVGQGSIREAVMGTANRKATADEVARMQALVADAMRDGAFGLSTGLAYVPGSFAPTDEIVALATTAAEHGGIYASHMRDEGGGVLDSVRETIAIGERAHIPVQISHHKVGGRKQFGQSVQSLALIAAARGRGVDVTFDQYPYTASQTGLSLIFPRWALADGKLDERLGQPGTRREITTGMLAFIDERFGDDPSRIQLVRCGFDPSLAGRTIGDLLKAANLPATQSAMADMVIELQLKGGCSAIFHAYDEADVERLMASPFGMIGSDGSLTAPGDGSPHPRAFGTYPRVLGRYVRERHVLGLEDAVRKMTAFPAARLGLTDRGAIKAGLVADITVFDPATVADRATFADPHHYSVGIRYVLVNGQVTVDQGAHTGARAGHVLLGPGASSR, from the coding sequence ATGCGACGTCGCCTTGCTGCCCTCGCGCTCCTTGCGGCCGCTGCCGCGCCCATCGCCGCGTTGTCCGCGCAGCCGGCCCAGCCCGGATTCGACGTCGTCATCGGCGGCGGGCGGATCGTGGACGGATCCGGCAGTCCATGGTACGTGGCGGACATCGGCGTCCGTGGCGATCGCATCTCGGCCATCGGCGACCTGCGGTCGGCCGCCGCCGCCGCCCGGATCGACGCGCGTGGCCTGATCGTGGCGCCCGGTTTCATCGACCCGCACGCGCACGCCCGCGAACGCCTCTTCGACCTGCCGAACGCCGAGGGCTACCTGCTGCAGGGCATCACCACCGTGGTGGACGGCAACGACGGCAGCTCGCCCGTCCCGCTGGCGCCGTTCCTCGCCAGGGCGCGGGCCGCGGCGTTGTCCCCCAACCTGGCGCTCCTGGTGGGGCAGGGCTCGATCCGCGAGGCCGTCATGGGCACCGCCAACCGCAAGGCGACGGCGGACGAGGTCGCGCGGATGCAGGCGCTCGTGGCCGACGCCATGCGCGACGGCGCCTTCGGCCTGTCCACGGGCCTCGCCTACGTGCCGGGCAGCTTCGCCCCGACCGACGAGATCGTCGCACTCGCCACCACGGCGGCGGAGCACGGAGGTATCTATGCCTCGCACATGCGCGACGAGGGCGGCGGCGTCCTGGACTCGGTGCGCGAGACCATCGCCATCGGCGAACGCGCCCACATCCCGGTCCAGATCAGCCATCACAAGGTGGGCGGCCGGAAGCAGTTCGGGCAGAGCGTCCAGTCGCTCGCGCTCATCGCCGCGGCGCGCGGCCGCGGCGTCGACGTCACCTTCGACCAGTACCCGTACACCGCGTCGCAGACGGGCCTCTCGCTGATCTTCCCCCGGTGGGCCCTCGCCGACGGGAAGCTCGACGAGCGCCTCGGCCAGCCGGGCACCCGCAGGGAGATCACGACCGGCATGCTGGCCTTCATCGACGAGCGGTTCGGCGACGATCCGTCGCGAATCCAGCTCGTACGGTGCGGATTCGATCCGTCGCTGGCCGGCAGGACCATCGGCGATCTGCTGAAGGCGGCCAACCTGCCCGCCACGCAGTCGGCCATGGCCGACATGGTCATCGAGCTGCAGCTGAAGGGCGGGTGCAGTGCGATCTTCCACGCCTACGACGAGGCGGACGTCGAGCGCCTCATGGCGTCGCCGTTCGGGATGATCGGGTCCGACGGCAGTCTCACCGCCCCCGGGGACGGCTCGCCGCATCCGCGGGCGTTCGGCACCTATCCCCGCGTGCTGGGCCGCTACGTGCGGGAACGTCACGTCCTCGGGCTCGAGGACGCGGTCCGGAAGATGACGGCGTTCCCGGCCGCCAGGCTCGGCCTGACCGACCGCGGCGCGATCAAGGCGGGCCTGGTTGCCGACATCACCGTGTTCGACCCGGCGACCGTGGCCGACCGCGCGACCTTCGCCGACCCACACCACTACTCGGTCGGCATCCGCTACGTGCTGGTGAACGGCCAGGTCACGGTGGACCAGGGCGCGCACACCGGTGCGCGCGCGGGCCACGTGCTGCTCGGTCCCGGCGCCTCGTCCCGCTGA
- a CDS encoding GNAT family N-acetyltransferase — protein sequence MRRPGQTLESARLVLRRFTWDDLDDLAALLADADVTRYLGGSKDRAGTEAMMRTRVLEYYRLHPGLGMWATIERATGRFVGFHVLNHIHGEPDIQVGYALVRAAWGLGYATEMAVRLLAYGFDDLRLARIAAITDLGNVASQRVLLKAGLVRNGERAFPHPALAPSGPMAWFEAHRATWRPPAPPSPLHCDS from the coding sequence GTGAGACGACCCGGCCAGACGCTCGAGAGCGCGCGGCTCGTGCTCCGTCGCTTCACCTGGGACGATCTCGACGATCTCGCCGCGCTCCTGGCCGACGCGGACGTCACGCGGTACCTCGGCGGATCCAAGGATCGCGCGGGCACCGAGGCGATGATGCGGACGCGCGTCCTCGAGTACTACCGGCTGCACCCCGGCCTGGGCATGTGGGCCACGATCGAGCGCGCCACCGGCCGGTTCGTCGGCTTCCACGTGCTCAACCACATCCACGGGGAGCCCGACATCCAGGTGGGCTACGCGCTCGTCCGGGCCGCGTGGGGCCTCGGCTACGCCACCGAGATGGCCGTCCGCCTCCTCGCGTACGGCTTCGACGATCTCCGGCTGGCCCGGATCGCCGCCATCACGGACCTCGGGAACGTCGCCTCCCAGCGCGTGCTGCTCAAGGCCGGTCTCGTGCGCAACGGCGAGCGCGCCTTCCCGCATCCCGCCCTGGCGCCGTCCGGTCCCATGGCCTGGTTCGAAGCCCATCGGGCCACGTGGCGCCCTCCGGCGCCGCCGTCCCCGCTACACTGCGACTCGTGA